GTTATTATAGCAAAATAGACTTTTGTTTGGACCTTTCAGGCATGCCCCAGCCAAAGCTTAATCTTTCAAAGCTTCGTTTGCGATTTCCCAATCATCAAAATGAATGGTCTTGTCGGCAAATATCTGATAATTTTCATGGCCTTTTCCGGCTATGATAACGCTGTCGCCTTTTTCTGCCATTTTTATGCCGTAAAATATCGCTTCTTTTCTATCTACTATTTTTATATAGTTTCCTTCTGCTTTTTTAACTCCAGGCTCTATATCGTCTAAAATTTGGGAAGGAATCTCCGTTCTGGGATTATCCGACGTAATTATGGAAAAATCACTTAATTTACCGCTTATTTCTCCCATAATAGGTCTTTTTGTTCTGTCTCTGTCGCCGCCGCAGCCGAATATGGTAATTACTTTTCCTTTTGTAAATTCTCTTACGGCACAGATAATGTTTTCAAGGCTGTCAGGCGTATGGGAGTAATCTACATACACCCCTATCCCCTTATCATTGGGTACGCTTTGGATTCTTCCCGGAACTCCATGAAGGTTTTCAAGAGCTCTTTTTATAATATCTATGGGAATATCCATAGCAATGGAACAAGTAATTACACCCAAGGCATTATATACGGTAAATCTTCCCGGAATGGGTATGGAAAATTCCACAGCATCTCCATTTATGGATACATCAAATTTTATCCCATTATTATAATATTTTACATTATATGCTTTTATATCCGCAGGCTTCTCTATGCCGTAGGTTATTATTTTTCCTGCGGTGCATTCCTGCATATATAGGCTATATGCATCGTCTGAATTTATTATGGAAATGTCACACGCTTTGAAGAGCTTGCCTTTTGCTTCTTTATAGGCTTCCATAGAGCCGTGAAGGTCAAGATGGTCTTGGGTAAGATTGGTAAACTCCCCTATATCAAAATGAATCCCCGCAACTTTATGAAGTTCAAGAGCATGGGAGGTAACCTCCATGATTACGTCATCAATGCCCTTTTCTGCCATATGGCTAAAAATATGCTGAAGCTCCATAGGGTCTGGAGTTGTGCTTGTGTCAAATTTTATATCAACAGGCTCTCCCATGGCGGTAACCCCTATGGTTCCTATAATGCCAGTTTTACGGCCGTATTCTTTTAAGATAGCTTCTAAAAAATAAGTGCTTGAAGTTTTTCCGTTTGTGCCTGTAATGCCTATAAGCCTGAATTTTTCAGAAGGATTCTTATAAAAGCTCTGAGCCATAAAGGACCAGGCTTCCCTGCTGTTTTGCACCTTGATATAGGTTGCATCTGGGATATATTCTTCTAAATCCTTTTCGATTACAAAGGCTACGGCTCCCTTATCATAGGCATTTTGAATGAATTTATGGCCATCTACATGAAAACCGCTGATGCATATGAATAAGGAGTTATCAGAGGCCTTTCTGGAATCGGTTTCAATGGTCCTAATTTCTTTATCTTCACCTTGAATCAATTTGTACTCAACGTCTTTTAAAATATCAAATAGCTTCATATAAACACCTCGGCAAGAATATTTCTTACATTTATCCTGAGCACCCGTTATATGCCCAATATTAGTAACTTATTTTGAAGCATGGGGTTGTTTCAATTGGTATCAGCAAGCCGGACTGTAAATTCTGATATAATCCAGACAGCTTCTCATTCGGCCATAAGCCTTTCATGTATCAGAGTATATTATATTTTATTTTCCTATAAAAACCAAGTTTTATTCTAAAGAAATTTCCGTGTAAAGCTTTATTTTTGAGCCGGCATTGACATTTTCGTAGGCTTTTGGGAATTGTTTGTTTACGGTTTCCCCTCCGCCTACGACTTCCCACTCTAAACCAAGGCTTTTAAGCTCCTTTTGGGCGTCTTTAATGCTCATGCCTTCTAAATCAGGTATTATAACCTCTTTAACCTCATCAAGCAATATTTCTTCATCGTTATATATAGGTTCTATACCCATATAAGGAAGTGCGTTCTGCAGAAGCTCTTTCATAACGGGCCCTGCAACTGTTCCGCCGTAATACACACCCTTGGGCTCGTCAATAAGTACAAGAGCCATTACCTGGGGATCTTCTGCCGGCGCAAAGGTAAGAAAAGATGAAATATATTTGCCCGACCTCCTGGGAAGCTTTTCGCTTGTCGCTGTTTTTCCGCCTATTCTGTAGCCGGGAAGATAAGTTTTATTCCCTGTTCCATAATAAACAACGCTTTCAAGAGCTTCCTTCATGGCTTCGCTTGTTTCTTTGGATATGACCTGCTCTCCTTTTCCGTAATCAAATTCTTCGATAATGTTTCCGTCTTTATCGAGTATCCTGGTTCCAAAATGGGGAGTTATCAGATAACCTCCGTTTACGCATGCAGATGCGGCGCGCATAAGCTGAAGGGGCGTTATCTGGAAGGACTGGCCGAAGCTCATTGTCGCAAGCTCCACAGGGCCTACGTTTTCAAGCTTATGGGTAATGCCCTTGGCTTCTCCCGGAAGGTCTACACCGGTTTTTACATTAATACCAAATTTATCAAGATATTGGTAAAATGTTTCTGCACCCAACTTTTCTGCAATCTGCATAAATACAGGGTTGCAGGAGTTTTGTATGCCTTCGAGAAATGTCTGGGTGCCGTGGCTTCTGGGGTGACGCCAGCATTTTATAAATCTGTCGCCTACGGTGTAGCCCCCTGTGCATACATATCGTGATTCACTTGTTACGATGCCTTCTTCAATGCCTGCTGCGGAAGTTACTATTTTAAATGTAGAGCCCGGCTCATATGTATCGTTAATACTGAAATTTCTCCACATTTGGTTTAAATGATTGTTTTTTTCTTCTTCGGTTAAGCTGCCCCAAATAGCGGCAAGCTCCGGGTCATTAATGGTAAAGGGGTCGTTTAAATCAAAATCCGGTTTATTAACCATAGCATATATTTCGCCGTTTTGGGGATTCATTAAAATTACTGCACCTTTTTTAGCATCTTTAAATTCCAGCGCTTTATCAAGTATCTGTTCAGCATACTGCTGAATTGTAACGTCTAAGCTTGTAACAAGATTATAACCATCAACGGGTGCCTGCCTGTATTTTTGGCTAAAGCTCAGCTCCCTTCCTAAAACATCTGTTTCTGTAAGTATTTTACCGCTTTCTCCCATAAGATATTTGTCATATTTTGATTCAAGGCCAATAATTCCCTGATTATCTTTACCTGCAAAGCCGATGACCTGAGACGCAAGGTTTGAATAAGGATAAATCCTTCTGATATCTTCGTCTATGACGACCCCTTTCAGCTGCAGGGCCATGATTTCATCTGCTATTTCCTTATCGACCTTTGTTTTTATTCTTTCCAGCGCAACATTTTTCTCTATTTTCTTAAGAACATCTTCATATTCCAAGTCAAGCCTTTCAGCCAATATCTTCGCAACCATTTCCGGGTCCTGTATCTGATTATGGATAACAGACACGGAGGAAACCGTTTCCGTAGTGGCAAGCTCCACCATGTTCCTATCAAGAATCTTCCCTCTGTCGGGCTTTATAAGCCGGTCTCTCGTCTGCTGTTCATAGGCAAGGGCCTGAAGGTATTCCCCTTCGAAATACTGGATATAAAATATTCGAAACAAAAGCAGAAGGAGAATTATAAAAATGGCAAACATTATAAAAATAAGCTTTCGTTTTATAAGCATATTGGGCTTATCCATAGGCATTGCTCCCTAATATAAAATATAGATTGATTTGCTAAAGCAAAACAAGATTAAAGTAGTAACAAAACCTGTTTCTCATAAACGGTTTAAATATATAAAAACGCTATATCTAAGCCATTCGTTGTCAACAAAGATGAAAAGAAGTTTGTTAACTTTACTTAGCTTCACTGTAGGTGTTTTCAGGTTCACTAAGTATAAAATATACAGTTTTTGCTACTGTGATTACTTTGTTTCACTATATTTATTATTCTATTAGGGAGATTAGGCCTGTATGCAGAAAAACCTCTTTATCGTTAACAAAGTTGAAAACCGTTAACAATAAAAAGGCGCTTACCCAATATAAACAATAAATTCGGGAAACAGTATGCCTCCCGAATTCGTGCTAAGTTTACATAGCCATCAAACTTAAAAGAATCATTTGTAAATTAAAATTAATTTGATTTTTCAGTATATATAACTATTTCAGTGCCTTTTTGAATTTTTATCTCGCTTATAAGCTGGGAAACTACCTTTTCTTCCTGTACCTCGGAAGAATCTTCGGGTGGAGTTTCGGTTTCCTGAGTGCTGCTTCCAAGGGGCGCTTCATTTTTGGCTGAATTAACCTTATTTTCAATAATTACGGGAACTAAGCCGGCTTTTACAACAATTTCCTGAGCCTGGTCCTTTGTCATTCCAACAACATTTGGAACAAGAACGATATCCTGACCATCACCTTCCTCTTCAATTGTAATAAATACTTTGCTTCCCTTGGCTACCCGGGTTCCCGAAGCCGGAATTTGATTTTTGACTTTAGAACCGCTTCCTGTTACTTCGTAAGTTAACCCTAGATAGTTTAAGCTGTTGATTGTTTCTGAAATACTCTTTCCTGTATAGTCTTCAATCATAAGCGTATCTTCATAAAGCCCTGATTCACTTTTTTCTGCTTCTTCTGACGGCGGTATTTTCTTGTATTGGATTATAAAGCTGGTTAAATCCCTTGCCATAGGGATAGTCTTTGCATTTGCACCGTCGTAATTTGTTGATCTGTCTATAATGGAAAGTATGATGTATTGAGGGTTATCGGCCGGAAAATATTCCATAAATGTTAAGGTAAGGGCTTCGCTTCCGTCTCCTACCTTTATACCCTGCTGGGCTGTACCTGTTTTTCCGCCTATTTTATAGCCTTCAATAGCCGCTTTCTTTCCTGTTCCCCCTTCTTCCACAACAGACGTAAGGGCCTCTCTCATCCAGCTTGAGGTTTCTTCTGAAATGATTCTTCTTTGAACCGTAGGTTCGTTTTCTGAAACTATATTTTTGTTTTCATCTACTACTCTTGAAACTACATAGGGCTTCATCAAATTCCCACCGTTTATAACAGAGGAAAAGGCCGTTATCATCTGTATAGCCGTCATATTAAAGCCTTGGCCCATGGCACATACCCCAAGCTCTACAGGATTCAGCTGAGAAAGGGTATAATAAAGGCTTGTGCCTGTTCCGCCTTCTCCCGGAAGGTCTATTCCCGTCTTTTCGCCTACGCCATAGTCCTTTTGATATTTATAATATTTTTCTCTTCCGAGCTTTTCTACGATGTCCATTACACCTACATTGCAGGAATGGGCAAGAACCTCTTTCACATTCTGATGGCCGTGGCCTGCACTCCAGCAGGGTATTCTTACCCCAAGAATATATTTTTCACCGCCGCAGTAAAATGAATCATTAGGCGTTATT
This is a stretch of genomic DNA from Anaeropeptidivorans aminofermentans. It encodes these proteins:
- a CDS encoding UDP-N-acetylmuramoyl-L-alanyl-D-glutamate--2,6-diaminopimelate ligase, giving the protein MKLFDILKDVEYKLIQGEDKEIRTIETDSRKASDNSLFICISGFHVDGHKFIQNAYDKGAVAFVIEKDLEEYIPDATYIKVQNSREAWSFMAQSFYKNPSEKFRLIGITGTNGKTSSTYFLEAILKEYGRKTGIIGTIGVTAMGEPVDIKFDTSTTPDPMELQHIFSHMAEKGIDDVIMEVTSHALELHKVAGIHFDIGEFTNLTQDHLDLHGSMEAYKEAKGKLFKACDISIINSDDAYSLYMQECTAGKIITYGIEKPADIKAYNVKYYNNGIKFDVSINGDAVEFSIPIPGRFTVYNALGVITCSIAMDIPIDIIKRALENLHGVPGRIQSVPNDKGIGVYVDYSHTPDSLENIICAVREFTKGKVITIFGCGGDRDRTKRPIMGEISGKLSDFSIITSDNPRTEIPSQILDDIEPGVKKAEGNYIKIVDRKEAIFYGIKMAEKGDSVIIAGKGHENYQIFADKTIHFDDWEIANEALKD
- a CDS encoding penicillin-binding transpeptidase domain-containing protein, which translates into the protein MDKPNMLIKRKLIFIMFAIFIILLLLLFRIFYIQYFEGEYLQALAYEQQTRDRLIKPDRGKILDRNMVELATTETVSSVSVIHNQIQDPEMVAKILAERLDLEYEDVLKKIEKNVALERIKTKVDKEIADEIMALQLKGVVIDEDIRRIYPYSNLASQVIGFAGKDNQGIIGLESKYDKYLMGESGKILTETDVLGRELSFSQKYRQAPVDGYNLVTSLDVTIQQYAEQILDKALEFKDAKKGAVILMNPQNGEIYAMVNKPDFDLNDPFTINDPELAAIWGSLTEEEKNNHLNQMWRNFSINDTYEPGSTFKIVTSAAGIEEGIVTSESRYVCTGGYTVGDRFIKCWRHPRSHGTQTFLEGIQNSCNPVFMQIAEKLGAETFYQYLDKFGINVKTGVDLPGEAKGITHKLENVGPVELATMSFGQSFQITPLQLMRAASACVNGGYLITPHFGTRILDKDGNIIEEFDYGKGEQVISKETSEAMKEALESVVYYGTGNKTYLPGYRIGGKTATSEKLPRRSGKYISSFLTFAPAEDPQVMALVLIDEPKGVYYGGTVAGPVMKELLQNALPYMGIEPIYNDEEILLDEVKEVIIPDLEGMSIKDAQKELKSLGLEWEVVGGGETVNKQFPKAYENVNAGSKIKLYTEISLE
- a CDS encoding penicillin-binding transpeptidase domain-containing protein, whose product is MRNRNNKSMDRRSIEIQRKKRAGKLKFIIFCFILCFVGLTVRIFYIKAEFGNAYEREAIIQQVTKNAVDRTIMPNRGDILDRNENTQALAVSTTVYNVIFDVKVFLERRDSLDEDKQAEYQNNAFSAINEILEIPIETLEGYLTSNAESNYLRIKKNVSGKKKEELEQRVSGYIWFEEDTLRRYPGKNLASALIGFTRGDNSNWGIEAQYNDELSGKAGRMVRLYDKDNNAVTEKIDPVKGYTVVTTIDLMIQQEAQRLVEKYGKEAESENAAILVMAPNTGEIIAMAQYPSYDLNDPFDIASINKEDLRVNLELLEGEKRTEALYSIWKNFNISYTFEPGSIYKPLVVAAALEEGVITPNDSFYCGGEKYILGVRIPCWSAGHGHQNVKEVLAHSCNVGVMDIVEKLGREKYYKYQKDYGVGEKTGIDLPGEGGTGTSLYYTLSQLNPVELGVCAMGQGFNMTAIQMITAFSSVINGGNLMKPYVVSRVVDENKNIVSENEPTVQRRIISEETSSWMREALTSVVEEGGTGKKAAIEGYKIGGKTGTAQQGIKVGDGSEALTLTFMEYFPADNPQYIILSIIDRSTNYDGANAKTIPMARDLTSFIIQYKKIPPSEEAEKSESGLYEDTLMIEDYTGKSISETINSLNYLGLTYEVTGSGSKVKNQIPASGTRVAKGSKVFITIEEEGDGQDIVLVPNVVGMTKDQAQEIVVKAGLVPVIIENKVNSAKNEAPLGSSTQETETPPEDSSEVQEEKVVSQLISEIKIQKGTEIVIYTEKSN